One Thermofilum pendens Hrk 5 DNA segment encodes these proteins:
- a CDS encoding glycosyltransferase family 4 protein — MKILYVNPANIDYPGGGERFAVEVLTRLSKRGHEVGVLHINWAPHPATSAGNESKLLDRGAELHKCGYIKLPRGFPVVDPRCLVKPSKQYDVLYIPAYSPNELTVSLLKKSKALSVPAVAVFHCMLADNVLARLYTPLYIAAFNSFDKLHVLNRFQRNFLKSHGIPEEKIEFIPNGVDTSTFQLCRDPSASEDFNIVFVGRLLKDKGVDTLLRIIYLINDELNLHDVKFTIVGSGPLEEDIKKLAQKYQNVVFLGYVKHENMPSIYREANLFLLPSRSEGMPLSLLEAQACGLPAVASKIPGVLDIVRDGVTGRLVDAEDVRGFVSAIEECYRLWESSPQEYYNLNKKIREYIVRNYDLEVVVGKIEKMLHEAIYKVQVS, encoded by the coding sequence ATGAAAATCCTTTACGTCAACCCAGCAAACATCGATTACCCAGGTGGCGGCGAAAGATTCGCAGTAGAAGTGCTAACGAGGCTCAGCAAAAGAGGGCACGAGGTCGGAGTCCTGCATATCAACTGGGCGCCGCACCCGGCTACCAGCGCGGGCAACGAGTCGAAGCTCCTAGACCGCGGCGCTGAGCTACACAAGTGCGGCTACATAAAACTGCCGAGAGGCTTCCCAGTAGTGGATCCCCGTTGCCTAGTCAAGCCCTCGAAGCAGTACGACGTCCTCTACATCCCCGCGTACTCCCCCAACGAGCTAACAGTATCCCTCCTGAAAAAGTCCAAGGCGCTAAGCGTGCCAGCAGTTGCCGTCTTCCACTGCATGCTCGCAGACAACGTCCTAGCGCGTCTCTACACCCCGCTCTACATAGCGGCGTTCAACAGCTTCGACAAGCTACATGTGCTCAACAGGTTCCAGCGCAACTTCCTAAAGAGCCACGGGATACCGGAGGAAAAGATCGAGTTCATACCCAATGGAGTGGATACGAGCACATTCCAACTGTGCAGGGACCCCTCTGCCTCCGAGGACTTTAATATCGTCTTTGTAGGAAGACTCTTAAAAGATAAAGGTGTAGACACCCTACTGCGAATTATTTACCTCATTAACGATGAGCTAAATTTACACGACGTGAAGTTTACAATAGTAGGTTCAGGCCCCCTCGAGGAAGACATTAAGAAGCTTGCTCAAAAATACCAAAATGTAGTATTCCTAGGATACGTGAAGCATGAAAACATGCCGAGCATTTATAGGGAAGCAAACTTGTTCCTACTACCCTCCAGATCTGAGGGTATGCCCCTAAGCCTTCTCGAGGCTCAAGCCTGCGGGCTACCTGCCGTCGCCTCAAAGATCCCTGGAGTACTCGACATAGTAAGGGATGGAGTAACCGGGAGGCTGGTCGACGCAGAGGACGTCCGTGGCTTTGTGTCAGCGATAGAAGAGTGTTACCGGCTTTGGGAAAGCTCGCCTCAAGAGTACTATAACTTGAACAAAAAAATTAGAGAATATATAGTTAGGAACTACGACTTAGAGGTAGTCGTGGGAAAAATAGAGAAAATGCTTCACGAAGCAATCTATAAGGTGCAAGTTTCGTGA